One Cellulomonas taurus genomic region harbors:
- a CDS encoding alpha/beta hydrolase, whose product MTDWDEQHPGRGDTAGMDALIARVLEHVHTLDQSADELRAVTERLTSTWRGAGADAWAVENTGAEGELRAFRQQLYDGLDVANQYNEAVRLIAARTVTIEGDLDQARYAESVAQAALDELRSLDDPDSWEVSRARSRVDLAQEDALYATRQLAQLVFERQQADTYLTSSLGAGLPTGWGGGGGFGALTAALPAVAFSRGPEGLAVWIAGLPDGAEGDAALRWLVENLSDAQFEALLAARPEVASRLMGGPDGAFAERFPALATALDVEGPDARIAAVIDACAGLSAHDLVVIARCYPGVVGNLDGVPLTTRIAANRVAISADLAASRAGLAAMEDLLAEEPGEPAPMQLTLLAGFRTSVARCEDLLYGEVAVVGDGGGFTTGRHQVVVFDAAAGRFGELVGDPTAPNIAVLLGGTGTGVSNMSGQYDRALDLVAGVPEHSLAIITYLGGSMPPTLDMATRSRYAMDIAPHLASFANGVKAVTGATITVAGHSYGGSVVGRAEVEGMVVDRILHIESAGSGPGVDSVQDYAAPETPRYSMTAPGDPIGMIQGLSAGGTDIGHGMDPDILDGVVRLETGRVNARDPHSPVLSGSDAHSGVFGDDTKRNVKPDAWDNILAVMTGGEVTVWTAPTVESTVPWDVEVTYPMSDPTFVPPTQVVR is encoded by the coding sequence GTGACGGACTGGGACGAGCAGCACCCGGGCCGGGGCGACACCGCCGGGATGGACGCGTTGATCGCGCGGGTGCTGGAGCACGTGCACACCCTGGATCAGAGTGCCGACGAGCTGCGTGCTGTCACCGAACGGCTGACATCGACCTGGCGCGGTGCCGGTGCGGACGCGTGGGCGGTGGAGAACACCGGCGCGGAGGGTGAGCTGCGTGCGTTCCGTCAGCAGCTGTACGACGGGTTGGACGTGGCCAACCAGTACAACGAGGCAGTGCGCCTGATCGCCGCCCGGACGGTCACCATCGAGGGTGATCTGGACCAGGCGCGGTACGCCGAGTCGGTAGCGCAGGCGGCGTTGGACGAGCTGCGGTCGCTGGACGACCCGGACTCGTGGGAGGTGTCGCGGGCGCGCTCGCGGGTGGACCTGGCGCAGGAAGATGCCCTGTACGCCACTCGCCAGCTGGCGCAGTTGGTCTTCGAACGTCAGCAGGCGGATACCTACCTGACCTCGTCGTTGGGAGCGGGGCTGCCCACCGGGTGGGGTGGTGGCGGCGGATTCGGTGCGCTGACCGCGGCCCTTCCGGCCGTGGCTTTCAGTCGTGGTCCGGAGGGACTGGCGGTCTGGATCGCCGGGCTGCCGGACGGGGCTGAGGGTGATGCCGCGCTGCGGTGGTTGGTCGAGAACCTCTCGGATGCGCAGTTCGAGGCGTTGCTGGCTGCGCGCCCGGAGGTCGCGAGCCGGTTGATGGGCGGCCCGGATGGGGCTTTCGCCGAGCGGTTCCCTGCTCTGGCGACCGCGTTGGACGTCGAAGGCCCGGATGCCAGGATCGCGGCGGTGATCGACGCGTGCGCGGGGTTGAGCGCGCACGATCTGGTGGTCATCGCCCGGTGTTACCCCGGGGTGGTCGGGAACCTCGACGGGGTGCCGCTGACCACGCGGATCGCTGCCAACCGGGTCGCGATCAGCGCGGACCTCGCCGCATCCCGGGCGGGGCTGGCGGCGATGGAGGACCTGCTCGCCGAGGAGCCGGGTGAACCGGCACCCATGCAGCTCACCCTGCTGGCCGGCTTCCGCACCTCGGTCGCCCGCTGCGAGGACCTGCTGTACGGCGAGGTGGCTGTGGTCGGGGACGGCGGTGGGTTCACCACCGGTCGTCATCAGGTGGTGGTCTTCGACGCCGCTGCGGGCAGGTTCGGTGAGCTGGTCGGCGACCCCACCGCCCCGAACATCGCGGTCCTGCTCGGGGGAACCGGGACGGGAGTGTCGAACATGAGTGGGCAGTACGACCGGGCGCTGGACCTGGTGGCGGGCGTCCCGGAACACAGCCTGGCGATCATCACCTACCTGGGCGGGTCCATGCCGCCGACCCTGGATATGGCGACCCGGTCGCGATACGCGATGGACATCGCCCCGCACCTGGCGTCCTTCGCCAACGGGGTCAAGGCGGTCACCGGGGCCACGATCACCGTGGCCGGGCACTCCTACGGCGGATCGGTGGTCGGCCGCGCCGAGGTCGAGGGCATGGTCGTCGACCGCATCCTGCACATCGAGTCCGCGGGTTCCGGCCCAGGTGTGGACAGCGTGCAGGACTATGCGGCACCCGAGACTCCACGGTATTCGATGACCGCTCCGGGCGACCCGATCGGGATGATCCAAGGGCTGTCGGCGGGCGGCACCGACATCGGACACGGCATGGACCCGGACATCCTCGACGGCGTGGTGCGGTTGGAGACCGGGCGCGTGAACGCGCGTGATCCGCACAGTCCAGTGCTGTCGGGGAGTGACGCCCACAGCGGGGTATTCGGCGATGACACCAAGCGGAACGTCAAGCCGGACGCGTGGGACAACATCTTGGCAGTCATGACCGGGGGAGAGGTGACGGTATGGACGGCACCGACGGTCGAGTCGACCGTGCCATGGGATGTCGAGGTCACGTATCCGATGTCCGATCCCACCTTTGTGCCACCGACGCAGGTAGTGCGGTGA
- the dacB gene encoding D-alanyl-D-alanine carboxypeptidase/D-alanyl-D-alanine endopeptidase: protein MARAARTVGVTALVLVLAGGGYLTADAYDVAPGFLTLAPEPDPAAPFPTAPAATDLTTDATVLTDLDPAAPVPSASVLAGQVAGLTTDPRLGPTVGVLVADALTGQVLAQNNPDQGRTPASTQKVVTAVAALSELDADTTFDTTVVQGGASDQIVLIGGGDMMLAAGAGDPQVVNGRAGLADLATATAQKLQLAGITSVTLAVDDTLFTGSLLAPGWDPADVGAGYAAPVAALGVDIAKMSDEEYAPRYPDPAMNAAEVFVQRLADQGISVQGSPARVSGDYTRGDTLATVSSAPLPDVVAYFLDHSDNTITEVVSRMVAVEQGFPASFEGATQAVLQTVRGLGVDITGAALADASGLAEGSRLSPAMLLSLLQLIVDPAHPELRAVGTGMPIGGLTGTLSDRFTSGAGTGVVRAKTGSLKGVTSLAGLVVDADGRMLLYVVMADQTGEGGQWGPRQAIDSFVTGLAGCGCQG, encoded by the coding sequence GTGGCGCGTGCTGCCCGGACGGTGGGGGTCACGGCCCTGGTGCTGGTGCTGGCCGGTGGCGGGTACCTGACCGCCGATGCCTACGACGTGGCACCCGGATTCCTCACCCTCGCCCCCGAACCGGACCCGGCGGCACCCTTCCCGACCGCACCGGCCGCCACCGATCTGACCACCGACGCCACCGTGCTCACCGACCTGGACCCGGCCGCCCCGGTGCCCAGCGCCTCGGTGCTCGCCGGTCAGGTGGCCGGGCTGACCACCGATCCCCGCCTCGGCCCCACCGTCGGGGTGCTGGTCGCCGACGCGCTGACCGGGCAGGTGCTCGCCCAGAACAACCCGGACCAGGGCCGGACCCCCGCCTCCACCCAGAAGGTGGTCACCGCGGTCGCCGCGCTGTCCGAGCTGGATGCCGACACCACCTTCGACACCACGGTGGTGCAGGGCGGGGCCTCCGACCAGATCGTGCTGATCGGCGGCGGCGACATGATGCTGGCGGCCGGGGCGGGCGACCCGCAGGTGGTGAACGGTCGTGCCGGGCTGGCCGACCTGGCGACCGCCACCGCGCAGAAGCTGCAGCTGGCCGGGATCACCTCGGTCACCCTCGCCGTGGACGACACCCTGTTCACCGGCAGCCTGCTCGCCCCGGGCTGGGACCCGGCCGACGTGGGTGCCGGGTACGCCGCGCCGGTGGCCGCCCTCGGGGTGGACATCGCCAAGATGTCCGACGAGGAGTACGCCCCGCGCTACCCGGACCCGGCGATGAACGCCGCCGAGGTCTTCGTGCAGCGGCTCGCGGACCAAGGGATCAGCGTGCAGGGATCGCCCGCCCGGGTGTCCGGCGACTACACCCGGGGCGACACCCTCGCCACGGTGTCCTCCGCGCCGCTCCCCGATGTGGTGGCGTACTTCCTCGACCACTCGGACAACACCATCACCGAGGTCGTCTCCCGGATGGTCGCAGTGGAGCAGGGCTTCCCGGCCAGCTTCGAGGGCGCGACCCAGGCGGTGTTACAGACCGTGCGCGGCCTGGGGGTGGACATCACCGGGGCGGCGTTGGCCGACGCCAGCGGACTGGCCGAGGGATCGCGGCTCAGCCCGGCGATGCTGCTCAGCCTGCTGCAGCTGATCGTGGACCCCGCTCACCCCGAGCTGCGGGCGGTGGGCACCGGGATGCCGATCGGTGGCCTCACCGGCACGCTGTCGGACCGGTTCACCTCCGGTGCGGGCACCGGCGTGGTGCGGGCCAAGACCGGATCGCTCAAGGGTGTGACCTCCCTGGCCGGGTTGGTGGTCGACGCCGACGGTCGGATGCTGCTCTACGTCGTGATGGCCGACCAGACCGGTGAGGGCGGCCAGTGGGGCCCGCGCCAGGCGATCGATTCCTTCGTCACCGGGTTGGCCGGCTGCGGGTGCCAGGGCTGA
- the tilS gene encoding tRNA lysidine(34) synthetase TilS gives MPGPHPAVARTRRAVADACADLPDGALVLVACSGGTDSLALAAATAFAVRDHGPSTLRAGAVVIDHGMQPDSAVVAERAAEQCRALGLDPVRVRRVLVAGAGGPEAAARQARYAALAAAAEELGAATVLLGHTRDDQAEGVLLGLARGSGARSLSGMAVIRDRWRRPLLDLPRTDTAAACDAQGLDPWHDPTNTPAVDDHDAPLRSRVRHRVLPVLEAELGPGVSAALARTAASLREDADALDAWAESVAGAAVSAGARPVTAPADQGPGTNPTSPAEVPRVPTELLVEIAPLLPVPPAVRRRVLRLAALRAGVPAAALTRTHLLAVEALLTDWHGQGPIPLPGRVVVSRGCGRLALRAGATHTAAEHDVQHQQGEPQR, from the coding sequence ATGCCAGGTCCGCATCCGGCGGTGGCCCGTACCCGCAGAGCGGTGGCGGACGCCTGCGCCGATCTGCCGGACGGGGCGCTGGTGCTGGTCGCCTGCTCCGGGGGCACCGACTCCCTCGCGCTCGCGGCGGCCACCGCGTTCGCCGTTCGGGACCACGGACCGTCCACCCTGCGCGCCGGGGCGGTGGTGATCGACCACGGGATGCAGCCCGACAGCGCGGTGGTGGCCGAGCGGGCTGCGGAGCAGTGCCGGGCGCTCGGGCTGGACCCGGTGCGGGTGCGCCGGGTGCTGGTCGCGGGGGCCGGTGGGCCGGAGGCGGCTGCCCGGCAGGCCCGGTACGCGGCGCTCGCGGCGGCGGCGGAGGAACTCGGCGCGGCCACGGTGCTGCTGGGTCACACCCGGGACGACCAGGCGGAGGGGGTGCTGCTCGGCCTGGCCCGTGGATCGGGCGCGCGGTCACTGTCCGGCATGGCGGTGATCCGGGACCGGTGGCGACGGCCGCTGCTCGACCTGCCGCGCACCGACACCGCCGCTGCCTGCGACGCCCAGGGCCTCGACCCCTGGCACGACCCGACGAACACCCCGGCCGTCGACGACCACGACGCCCCGCTGCGCTCGCGGGTGCGGCACCGGGTGCTGCCGGTGCTCGAGGCAGAACTCGGACCGGGGGTGTCGGCCGCACTCGCCAGGACGGCGGCCTCGCTGCGCGAGGACGCCGACGCGCTGGACGCCTGGGCGGAGTCGGTGGCCGGAGCGGCGGTGTCCGCGGGCGCGCGCCCGGTGACGGCACCGGCTGACCAGGGACCGGGGACGAACCCCACCAGCCCCGCCGAGGTGCCCCGCGTCCCGACCGAGCTGCTGGTCGAGATCGCCCCTCTGCTCCCGGTGCCCCCCGCCGTCCGCCGCCGGGTGCTACGCCTGGCGGCACTGCGCGCCGGGGTCCCCGCCGCGGCGCTCACCCGCACCCACCTGCTCGCGGTGGAGGCGTTGCTCACCGACTGGCACGGGCAGGGGCCGATCCCGTTGCCCGGGCGTGTGGTCGTCTCCCGCGGGTGTGGCAGGCTTGCTCTGCGCGCGGGTGCGACCCACACCGCCGCCGAACACGACGTCCAGCACCAGCAAGGAGAGCCGCAGCGGTGA
- a CDS encoding zinc-dependent metalloprotease, with protein sequence MSAPAVDWDLAARLAPTLVRPGPPSTLVERALLVESLRSAAATALPHAARVTGLEPPEAPQTLVVDRGTWARANVRALHRVTRAERSRRGAGTGIELAGALALLSGSVLGQVEPWGADRPRLLLVAPNVLATERGLDVPPDDFRLWVALHEQAHVLQFAAAPWLAGHLADRVAALWAQQPRVSPAALARAARARSLSPLDLLHPEQRAEVDRIGAVMSLLEGHADVAMDAVGTAVIPSVRLLRRRFGRRRAAGARATGLRRVVRTVLGVDVKMAQYAQGAAFVRTVRRRVGRDGLNAIWSAPDQLPSPAEIADPAAWVRRVHG encoded by the coding sequence ATGAGCGCACCCGCCGTCGACTGGGACCTGGCAGCCCGGCTCGCCCCGACGCTGGTCCGCCCCGGGCCGCCGTCGACCCTGGTCGAGCGGGCGCTCCTGGTGGAGTCGCTGCGCTCCGCCGCCGCGACCGCCCTGCCGCATGCCGCCCGGGTGACCGGGTTGGAGCCGCCCGAGGCCCCGCAGACCCTGGTGGTGGACCGGGGCACCTGGGCGCGGGCGAACGTCCGGGCGCTGCACCGGGTCACCCGCGCCGAGCGGAGTCGCCGGGGCGCGGGCACCGGGATCGAACTCGCCGGAGCGCTGGCCCTGTTGTCCGGGTCGGTGCTGGGCCAGGTCGAGCCGTGGGGCGCCGACCGGCCCCGGTTGCTGCTGGTCGCGCCGAACGTGCTGGCGACCGAACGCGGGCTGGACGTCCCCCCGGACGACTTCCGGCTCTGGGTGGCCCTGCACGAGCAGGCCCACGTGCTGCAGTTCGCCGCCGCCCCGTGGCTGGCCGGTCACCTGGCGGACCGGGTCGCGGCGCTGTGGGCGCAGCAGCCGCGGGTGAGTCCCGCCGCCCTGGCGCGCGCCGCCCGGGCCCGCAGCCTGTCGCCGCTGGATCTGCTGCACCCGGAGCAGCGCGCCGAGGTGGACCGGATCGGTGCGGTGATGTCCCTGCTGGAAGGGCATGCCGACGTGGCGATGGACGCGGTGGGCACCGCGGTGATCCCGAGTGTGCGGTTGTTGCGCCGCCGGTTCGGCCGCCGTCGTGCGGCCGGGGCCCGGGCGACCGGCCTGCGCCGGGTGGTCCGCACCGTCCTCGGGGTCGACGTGAAGATGGCCCAGTACGCGCAGGGCGCGGCCTTCGTGCGCACCGTGCGGCGCCGGGTCGGTCGGGACGGGCTGAACGCGATCTGGTCGGCACCCGACCAGCTGCCCAGCCCGGCGGAGATCGCCGACCCGGCGGCCTGGGTGCGACGGGTGCACGGCTGA
- the hpt gene encoding hypoxanthine phosphoribosyltransferase yields MGEDLERVLLTEEQLGTRLDEIAAEIDADYAGQDVLLVGVLKGAVMVMADLARRISTPVSMDWMAVSSYGSGTKSSGVVRILKDLDADLTGRHVLIVEDIIDSGLTLSWLLANLRSRGPASVEIATMLRKPDAAKVEVDVRYVGFDIPNEFVVGYGLDYAEKYRNLPFVGTLAPHVYSH; encoded by the coding sequence ATGGGCGAGGACCTGGAGCGCGTGCTCCTGACCGAGGAGCAGCTCGGCACCCGCCTGGACGAGATCGCCGCCGAGATCGACGCGGACTACGCCGGGCAGGACGTGCTCCTGGTGGGCGTGCTCAAGGGCGCCGTGATGGTGATGGCCGACCTGGCCCGCCGGATCAGCACCCCGGTGTCGATGGACTGGATGGCGGTGTCCTCCTACGGCTCCGGCACCAAGTCATCCGGTGTGGTGCGGATCCTCAAGGACCTGGACGCCGACCTCACCGGCCGGCACGTGCTGATCGTCGAGGACATCATCGACTCCGGGCTCACCCTGTCCTGGCTGCTGGCGAACCTGCGCAGCCGCGGCCCGGCGAGCGTCGAGATCGCGACCATGCTCCGCAAGCCGGACGCCGCGAAGGTCGAGGTCGACGTGCGCTACGTGGGCTTCGACATCCCGAACGAGTTCGTGGTCGGCTACGGACTCGACTACGCGGAGAAGTACCGGAACCTGCCGTTCGTCGGCACGCTGGCACCGCACGTCTACTCGCACTGA